One genomic region from Natrinema caseinilyticum encodes:
- a CDS encoding ABC transporter permease: protein MGRSKAGEWGPRVRRRAAAARGWVERHALSLLGLVTATVLAIMLYLPVGLVFADAVLDRGALTLSAFVDVLTDPFYVGVLADIFAEPLAVRSHIEGVASWLAAVSVSISLEAPIPGLEVPIPWPRVDAPAVRTGLFGFTAYQALCSTVASVVLGLPGAYVLANYEFRGRKTLRSLTIVPFVLPGIMVAVGFYAMFGRSGTLNGLLGLVGIGPYSFIEGNPLAVVIVAHAFYNAPLVARITVAAWESIDARTVETARSLGASPRRAFRDVVVPQLLPAVLTGALLTFIFTFMTFPIVLALGGLQLATVEVWIYDRVRRLAYGEAATLAVLETLLSLGLTYAYLRYESAQAGLARTASSPTRTPLFPNLRTALSPRRVAIGIYGLVALVVFVGPIASLLVGSVTDGDGLTLRHFAFLLERQFEGASYQTLPAVAVRNSLVFGVATLLIAVPMGVVISTVTVRAGRGGKLVDTLAMAPLAVSGVVFGIGLLQGLVFGIPLPGGWRFQVTGAVAIAAAHAVAAYPFVTRNVSPLLASLDPALVESARALGAPRYRALVDVELPLVASGIVAGAAFAFAISIGEFSSTVILAGGNDTYTMPVAVERYLGRRSGPAIAMGTILLFVTAASFVVVDRVGGRFER, encoded by the coding sequence ATGGGACGATCGAAAGCGGGCGAGTGGGGGCCTCGAGTTCGACGACGAGCCGCGGCCGCCCGCGGGTGGGTCGAACGCCACGCGCTTTCGCTGCTGGGGCTCGTAACGGCGACCGTCCTCGCGATCATGCTCTATCTCCCGGTCGGCCTCGTCTTCGCCGACGCCGTCCTCGACCGGGGGGCTCTCACGCTGTCCGCGTTCGTCGACGTCCTCACCGATCCGTTCTACGTCGGCGTCCTCGCGGACATCTTCGCCGAACCGCTTGCAGTTCGCTCGCACATCGAGGGGGTCGCGAGCTGGCTCGCGGCCGTGTCGGTCTCGATATCGCTCGAGGCGCCGATTCCCGGACTCGAAGTGCCGATTCCGTGGCCGCGAGTCGACGCCCCCGCCGTTCGGACGGGACTGTTCGGATTTACGGCGTATCAGGCGCTCTGTTCGACGGTCGCGAGCGTAGTGCTCGGACTGCCCGGCGCGTACGTTCTCGCGAACTACGAGTTTCGGGGCCGAAAGACGCTTCGCTCCCTGACGATCGTTCCGTTCGTGTTGCCGGGGATCATGGTCGCCGTCGGCTTTTACGCGATGTTCGGTCGATCGGGGACGCTCAACGGGCTGCTCGGACTCGTCGGAATCGGGCCGTACTCGTTCATCGAAGGGAACCCGCTCGCCGTCGTCATCGTCGCCCACGCGTTCTACAACGCGCCGCTGGTGGCGCGCATCACCGTCGCAGCCTGGGAATCGATCGACGCTCGAACGGTCGAGACCGCACGCAGCCTCGGTGCGAGCCCTCGCCGCGCGTTCCGCGACGTGGTCGTCCCACAGCTCCTGCCGGCGGTCCTGACCGGCGCCTTGTTGACCTTCATCTTCACGTTCATGACGTTCCCCATCGTCCTCGCGCTCGGCGGACTCCAACTCGCGACCGTCGAAGTCTGGATCTACGACCGCGTCCGCCGACTCGCGTACGGCGAGGCCGCCACGCTCGCCGTCCTCGAGACGCTCCTCTCGCTGGGGCTGACCTACGCGTACCTGCGGTACGAGTCCGCACAGGCGGGACTGGCCCGAACGGCCTCGTCGCCGACACGAACGCCGCTGTTCCCGAATCTGCGGACCGCGCTGTCGCCCCGCCGAGTGGCGATCGGCATCTACGGACTCGTCGCGCTGGTCGTCTTCGTCGGGCCGATCGCGAGTCTGCTCGTCGGGAGCGTGACGGACGGGGACGGACTCACGCTTCGACACTTCGCGTTCCTGCTCGAGCGCCAGTTCGAGGGGGCGTCCTATCAGACGCTGCCGGCCGTCGCCGTCCGGAACTCCCTCGTCTTCGGCGTCGCCACGCTGCTCATCGCCGTGCCGATGGGAGTCGTCATCTCGACGGTGACGGTCCGTGCGGGCCGCGGGGGAAAGCTCGTCGACACGCTGGCGATGGCCCCGCTCGCGGTCAGCGGCGTCGTCTTCGGGATCGGCTTGCTACAAGGGCTGGTCTTCGGCATTCCGCTCCCCGGCGGCTGGCGGTTCCAGGTGACAGGTGCGGTCGCCATCGCCGCTGCCCACGCCGTCGCAGCGTACCCCTTCGTCACGCGCAACGTCTCGCCGCTTCTCGCGTCTCTCGACCCCGCGTTGGTCGAATCCGCTCGAGCCCTGGGAGCGCCCCGCTATCGCGCGCTCGTCGACGTCGAACTCCCGCTGGTGGCGAGTGGCATCGTCGCCGGCGCAGCCTTCGCCTTCGCCATCTCGATCGGCGAGTTCTCTTCGACGGTGATTTTGGCGGGTGGAAACGACACGTACACGATGCCCGTCGCCGTCGAGCGCTATCTCGGCCGCCGCTCCGGTCCCGCGATCGCCATGGGAACGATCCTCCTGTTCGTGACCGCCGCGAGTTTCGTCGTCGTCGACCGGGTCGGCGGGAGGTTCGAGCGATGA
- a CDS encoding thiamine ABC transporter substrate-binding protein, which yields MKRRTFVTGVGASGVAGVAGCLTRDVEDDADGNETDDREPADPDLEGELTVATYTSMVDGDNPAGPWLKDAFEAEYPDATLTWTVPSQGLNHYISRERQSADFDADVYLGLNVDDLVRIDDTLGGGGLFRDLNVDRIDRSGRIRDGLDMGDPHGRVLAYDTGYISLVYDETVVDAPETLEALTEPAYEDALLAQNAQSSDPGRAFLLWTIDAYGEDGYLDYWRSLEDNGIRVLDDWTESYYGSYMNENRPMVVSYSTDQVYASAEGYDMSRHQIAFPDDQGYANPEGMGIFERASELDLAYAFLDFALSSEAQGVIAQRNVQFPAVTSEHVDLDEEFDQYAHEPPEAVTVGYETLRGKLDGWVEDWAREFAGQ from the coding sequence ATGAAACGACGGACGTTCGTCACCGGGGTCGGCGCGAGCGGGGTCGCCGGCGTCGCCGGCTGCCTGACGCGGGACGTGGAGGACGACGCTGACGGAAACGAAACCGACGATCGAGAGCCGGCGGATCCGGATCTCGAGGGGGAACTGACGGTCGCGACGTACACGTCGATGGTCGACGGCGACAACCCGGCAGGGCCGTGGCTCAAGGACGCGTTCGAGGCGGAATACCCCGACGCGACGCTCACCTGGACCGTCCCGAGCCAGGGACTCAACCACTATATCAGTCGCGAGCGACAGAGCGCCGATTTCGATGCGGACGTCTACCTCGGGCTCAACGTCGACGACCTCGTTCGAATCGACGATACACTCGGCGGGGGCGGACTCTTTCGCGACCTCAACGTCGACCGGATCGACCGGTCGGGTCGGATTCGCGACGGGCTCGACATGGGCGATCCCCACGGCCGAGTGCTCGCGTACGACACGGGCTACATCAGCCTCGTATACGACGAAACCGTCGTCGACGCCCCGGAAACCCTCGAGGCCCTGACCGAGCCGGCCTACGAAGACGCGCTGCTCGCCCAGAACGCTCAATCGTCCGATCCGGGCCGGGCGTTCTTACTGTGGACCATCGACGCTTACGGCGAGGACGGGTACCTCGACTACTGGCGCTCACTCGAGGACAACGGGATTCGCGTTCTCGACGACTGGACCGAATCCTACTACGGGTCGTACATGAACGAGAACCGGCCGATGGTGGTCTCGTACTCGACCGACCAGGTGTACGCGAGCGCCGAGGGCTACGACATGAGTCGGCATCAGATCGCGTTCCCGGACGATCAGGGGTATGCGAACCCCGAGGGAATGGGCATCTTCGAGCGCGCGTCGGAACTCGACCTCGCCTACGCGTTCCTCGATTTCGCCCTCTCGAGCGAGGCCCAGGGCGTCATCGCCCAGCGCAACGTCCAGTTCCCGGCCGTCACGTCCGAGCACGTCGACCTCGACGAGGAGTTCGACCAGTACGCCCACGAACCGCCGGAAGCGGTAACCGTCGGCTACGAGACCCTCCGGGGGAAGCTCGACGGATGGGTCGAAGACTGGGCGCGCGAGTTCGCCGGCCAGTAG
- a CDS encoding DUF5518 domain-containing protein: MVRSRTVINAFIGAVVSVVLSFIPLAPVLGGVVAGFLEGPDERQGTKVGALAGAISFLPIAVGGFVVLGFLGFGLGFVGGAPAAGILFLLILLFSMILFFLLYTVGLSALGGYLGAYLADDYPEKRRRTRETIGFESTSDGSVRAADTAPIRDRHSGHIGDVDSDVGQDVESEPGRDSESEPGRDSDSDRDRTR, translated from the coding sequence ATGGTCCGTAGCCGAACCGTCATCAACGCGTTCATCGGGGCCGTCGTTAGCGTCGTTCTCTCGTTCATCCCGCTTGCGCCGGTTCTGGGTGGTGTCGTCGCCGGCTTCCTCGAGGGACCGGACGAACGCCAGGGCACGAAAGTGGGCGCTCTGGCCGGGGCGATTTCGTTTCTCCCGATCGCGGTAGGTGGATTCGTCGTGCTTGGATTCCTCGGGTTCGGTCTCGGATTCGTCGGCGGAGCCCCCGCCGCTGGCATCCTCTTCCTCCTGATCCTGCTCTTCAGCATGATCCTGTTTTTCCTCCTCTATACCGTCGGTCTCTCCGCTCTCGGGGGGTATCTGGGCGCGTACCTCGCGGACGACTATCCCGAGAAGCGACGGCGTACCCGGGAGACCATCGGATTCGAATCGACGTCGGACGGTTCCGTTCGCGCCGCCGATACGGCGCCGATTCGGGACCGACATTCGGGGCACATCGGGGACGTGGATTCGGATGTGGGTCAGGACGTGGAGTCGGAGCCTGGCCGAGACTCGGAGTCAGAGCCTGGCCGAGACTCGGATTCGGATCGAGACCGGACCAGGTGA